A stretch of Mastacembelus armatus chromosome 1, fMasArm1.2, whole genome shotgun sequence DNA encodes these proteins:
- the LOC113128813 gene encoding neuroblast differentiation-associated protein AHNAK isoform X1, with protein MDPEQRHRRGRSLSEALTLEELEDGGVVISSMDSVSAKQGLREGDKVLGATINFDHWSKKEVLQLLKLIEPYDDKVQVLTRSNLSKSLGNLDQCAKSPEMMLEDSYSKIYKTKIKKYMRGDLVDGEEGPENSMLTVKSSVPRPDMGLPRLGVDFGLQQNKTLSTNSSAYSEYDMSFSSAKAGQLTDGNNLNLPPLGLGQSGSGPNGVQVPKLRLSGRSPDLALETPGVPRMLERGQDIDLGVDIPSGKLKGDLMGPNIPIGTASGGIKSPSGKYTAPKFTMPKFDLPTIEVPNVKGGIADPDIGLNVPSTDLGIGSPSGKMKMPGFGLSEPKLKGLDGALKTPDFDTSAPRFKGAFGSPELQGPNLDLKSSDLDISGPKLGGGLNAPDIKMPKVDLKGPNLDLNAPNVNLDMPSGKLKMPELHGPDWDVNAPSSKLKMPKFNLSGKSPNLDLNTDLNSPDLSLKAPKIKSGIDAPDVDLPDMNLKAPKLDVNTPDINIGSPKANMKMPKFKMPKFGLPSLQGPEIDGDLHGPNVDLNAPNLNLKGPKGDLDVGIDGPSGKFKKPNLNLPKFGLSGPKLQGPNLDLKSPDLDISGPKLGGGLNAPDINMPKVDLKSPNLDLNAPNVNLDMPSGKLKMPELHGPDWDVNAPSSKLKMPKFNLSGKSPNLDLNTDLNSPDLSLKAPKIKSGIDAPDVDLPDMNLKAPKLDVNTPDINIGSPKANMKMPKFKMPKFGLPSLQGPEIDGDLHGPNVDLNAPNLNLKGPKGDLDVGIDGPSGKFKKPNLNLPKFGLSGPKLQGPNLDLKSPDLDISGPKLGGGLNAPDINMPKVDLKSPNLDLNAPNVNLDMPSGKLKMPELHGPDWDVNAPSGKLKMPKLNLSGKSPNLDLNTDLNLKTPKIKGGIDAPDVDLPDMNFKAPKLDVNTPDVNIGSPKANMKMPKFKMPKFGLPSLKGPEIDGNLEGPNVDLNAPNLNLKGPKGDLDVGIDGPSGKFKKPNLNLPKFGLSGPKLQGPNLDLKSPDLDISGPKLSGGLNAPDINMPKVDLKSPNLDLNAPNVNLDMPSGKLKMPELHGPDWDVNAPSGKLKMPKLNLSGKSPNLDLKTDLNLKTPKIKGGIDAPDVDLPDMNLKAPKLDVNTPDINIGSPKANMKMPKLKMPKFGLPSLKGPEIDGNLEGPNVDLNAPNLNLKGPKGDLDVGIDGPSGKFKKPNLTLPKFGLSGPKLQGPNLDLKSPDLDISGPKLGGGLNAPDINMPKVDLKSPKLDLNAPNVNLDMPSGKLKMPELHGPDWDVNAPSGKLKMPELHGPDWDVNAPSGKLKMPKFNLSGKSPNLDLNTDLKSPDFSLKAPKIKGGINVPDVDLPDMNLKAPKLDVNTPDINIGSPKAKMKMPKFKMPKFGRPSLKGPEIDGNLRGPNVDLNAPNINLKSPKGDLDVGIDGPSGKFKKPNLTLPKFGLSGPKLQGPNLDLKSPDLDISGPKLGGGLNAPDINMPKVDLKSPNLDLNAPNVNLDMPSGKLKMPELHGPDWDVNAPSGKLKMPELHGPDWDVNAPSGKLKMPKLNLSGKSPNLDLNTDLKSPDFSLKAPKIKGGINAPDVDLPDMNLKAPKLDVNTPDINIGSPKAKMKKPKFKMPKFSIPSLKGPEIDGNLRGPNVDLNAPNLNLRGPKGDLDVGIDGPSGKFKKPNLTLPKFGLSGPKLQGPNLDLKSPDLDISGPKLSGGLNAPDINMPKVDLKSPKLDLNAPNVNLDMPSGKLKMPELHGPDWDVNAPSGKLKMPKLNLSGKSPNLDLNTDLNSPDLSLKAPKIKGGIDAPDVDLPDMNLKAPKLDMNTPDVNIGSPKANMKMPKLKMPKFSIPSLKGPEIDGNLRGPNVDLNAPNLNLKGPKGDLDVGIDGPSGKFKKPNLNLPKFGLSGPKLQGPNLDLKSPDFDISGPKLSGGLNAPDINMPKVDLKSPKLDLNAPNVNLDMPSGKLKMPELHGPDWDVNAPSGKLKMPKLNLSGKSPDLDLNTDLNSPDLSLKAPKIKGGINAPDVDLPDMNLKAPKLDVNTPDINIGSPKANMKLPKLKMSKGTLPSLKGPQIDGHLGGSDIDMNAPNVTVKGSKPGFEIPDVGFGSVSAKLKKPHLKMPDVGFSSPNMSINPDLTSADVSLKSYKMKGGINAPKLGLPNMDLKAPKLDVNSPDVSIGLPEAKMQHPKIKMPKGPNVDINGDLQGPDLRIPNIDVNGPNGKLKGHDPSMDLTMPKVAMQKPQLHLKTPDLNMDDISPNLTGVNMRMPVLNTDGDVRLHTDSTLPRSKVGARYPMDVDLGQHVDFKHSDLNIDDFTGKDHVLRARGAKLDPQGSHNYGQVISPSGVNIDMRDPRHSRQIPAEDAGLYLNQRSMQPVPKARMLHSSQDSNTRVPESTDGYYVTVFPDRPQNTKTQNRKSNTLGHLNLHQGNLDLEVPDANDLKGSTFFFSNLV; from the exons ATGGATCCTGAG cagAGACACCGCAGAGGAAGGAGCCTCTCTGAGGCCCTGACCctggaggagttggaggatggGGGGGTGGTCATTTCCAGCATGGACAGTGTCTCAGCCAAGCAGGGACTGAGGGAAG gagATAAAGTTTTGGGAGCAACAATCAATTTTGATCACTGGTCAAAAAAAGAAGTGTTACAACTCCTGAAGCTGATTGAGCCGTATGACGACAAGGTCCAAGTTCTCACCAGGAGCAACCTCAGCAAGAGCCTTGGAAATCTGGACCAGTGTGCCAAGAGTCCTGAGATG ATGCTGGAGGATTCCTACAGCAAAATCTACAAGACCAAAATCAAGAAGTATATGAGGGGTGACTTAGTTGATGGTGAGGAGGGCCCTGAGAACAGTATGTTGACCGTCAAGTCAAGTGTACCAAGACCGGACATGGGGTTGCCTCGCCTTGGAGTTGACTTTGGACTTCAGCAGAACAAGACTTTGAGCACTAACAGTAGTGCTTATTCAGAATATGATATGTCATTTTCTTCGGCAAAAGCTGGACAGTTAACAGATGGCAACAATTTGAACCTCCCACCATTGGGTCTTGGCCAGAGTGGGTCTGGTCCAAATGGAGTTCAGGTACCTAAGCTTAGGCTTTCTGGGAGATCCCCTGACTTAGCCCTTGAAACACCAGGTGTTCCACGTATGTTGGAACGTGGACAGGACATTGATTTGGGTGTAGATATTCCATCTGGTAAATTGAAAGGTGACCTTATGGGACCAAATATACCTATTGGCACTGCATCAGGTGGCATAAAAAGTCCATCTGGAAAATACACAGCTCCTAAATTTACAATGCCAAAATTTGATTTACCAACCATTGAAGTTCCAAATGTCAAAGGTGGAATTGCTGATCCAGATATTGGTTTAAATGTACCCTCAACTGACTTGGGGATTGGCAGTCCTTCAGGAAAAATGAAGATGCCAGGTTTTGGATTGTCAGAACCAAAACTGAAAGGGCTTGACGGTGCCCTAAAGACACCAGACTTTGATACTTCAGCCCCCAGATTTAAAGGGGCTTTTGGTTCCCCTGAATTACAAGGCCCTAACCTGGACCTCAAATCATCTGACCTTGACATCTCTGGTCCCAAACTCGGTGGTGGACTAAATGCCCCAGACATAAAAATGCCAAAGGTTGATCTTAAGGGCCCAAACCTGGATCTCAATGCTCCAAATGTCAATTTAGACATGCCATCAGGTAAACTGAAAATGCCAGAGCTTCATGGTCCAGACTGGGATGTTAATGCTCCCTCTAGCAAACTGAAAATGCCCAAATTTAATCTTTCTGGCAAAAGTCCAAATCTGGATCTAAACACAGATCTGAATTCACCAGATTTGAGTCTCAAAGCTCCAAAGATAAAGAGTGGAATTGATGCCCCTGACGTGGACTTACCTGACATGAATCTTAAGGCTCCCAAGTTAGATGTGAACACTCCAGATATCAACATTGGTTCGCCAAAAGCAAATATGAAAATGCCCAAATTCAAGATGCCCAAATTTGGCCTTCCAAGTCTTCAAGGACCTGAGATTGATGGGGACCTACATGGGCCAAATGTAGATTTAAATGCACCCAATCTCAACCTCAAAGGTCCTAAAGGTGACTTAGATGTTGGCATTGATGGTCCATCAGGAAAATTCAAAAAGCCAAACTTGAACCTACCTAAGTTTGGCCTTTCTGGTCCAAAATTACAAGGCCCTAACCTGGACCTAAAATCACCTGACCTAGATATTTCTGGTCCCAAACTCGGTGGTGGACTAAATGCTCCAGACATAAATATGCCAAAGGTTGATCTTAAAAGCCCAAACCTGGATCTCAATGCTCCAAATGTCAATTTAGACATGCCATCAGGTAAACTGAAAATGCCAGAGCTTCATGGTCCAGACTGGGATGTTAATGCTCCCTCTAGCAAACTGAAAATGCCCAAATTTAATCTTTCTGGCAAAAGTCCAAATCTGGATCTAAACACAGATCTGAATTCACCAGATTTGAGTCTCAAAGCTCCAAAGATAAAGAGTGGAATTGATGCCCCTGACGTGGACTTACCTGACATGAATCTTAAGGCTCCCAAGTTAGATGTGAACACTCCAGATATCAACATTGGTTCGCCAAAAGCAAATATGAAAATGCCCAAATTCAAGATGCCCAAATTTGGCCTTCCAAGTCTTCAAGGACCTGAGATTGATGGGGACCTACATGGGCCAAATGTAGATTTAAATGCACCCAATCTCAACCTCAAAGGTCCTAAAGGTGACTTAGATGTTGGCATTGATGGTCCATCAGGAAAATTCAAAAAGCCAAACTTGAACCTACCTAAGTTTGGCCTTTCTGGTCCAAAATTACAAGGCCCTAACCTGGACCTAAAATCACCTGACCTAGATATTTCTGGTCCCAAACTCGGTGGTGGACTAAATGCTCCAGACATAAATATGCCAAAGGTTGATCTTAAAAGCCCAAACCTGGATCTCAATGCTCCAAATGTCAATTTAGACATGCCATCAGGTAAACTGAAAATGCCAGAGCTTCATGGTCCAGATTGGGATGTTAACGCTCCCTCAGGCAAACTGAAAATGCCCAAATTGAATCTTTCTGGCAAAAGTCCAAATCTGGATCTAAACACAGATCTGAATCTGAAAACTCCAAAGATAAAGGGTGGAATTGATGCCCCTGATGTGGACTTACCCGACATGAATTTTAAGGCTCCCAAGTTAGATGTGAACACTCCAGATGTCAACATTGGTTCGCCAAAAGCAAATATGAAAATGCCCAAATTCAAGATGCCCAAATTTGGCCTTCCAAGTCTAAAAGGACCTGAGATTGATGGGAACCTAGAGGGGCCAAATGTAGATTTAAATGCACCCAATCTCAACCTCAAAGGTCCTAAAGGTGACTTAGATGTTGGCATTGATGGTCCATCAGGAAAATTCAAAAAGCCAAACTTGAACCTACCTAAGTTTGGCCTTTCTGGTCCAAAGTTACAGGGCCCTAACCTGGACCTCAAATCACCTGACCTAGATATCTCTGGTCCCAAACTGAGTGGTGGACTAAATGCTCCAGACATAAATATGCCAAAGGTTGATCTTAAAAGCCCAAACCTGGATCTGAATGCTCCAAATGTCAATTTAGACATGCCATCAGGTAAACTGAAAATGCCAGAGCTTCATGGTCCAGACTGGGATGTTAACGCTCCCTCTGGCAAACTGAAAATGCCCAAATTGAATCTTTCCGGCAAAAGTCCAAATCTGGATCTAAAAACAGATCTGAATCTGAAAACTCCAAAGATAAAGGGTGGAATTGATGCCCCTGACGTGGACTTACCCGACATGAATCTTAAGGCTCCCAAGTTAGATGTGAACACTCCAGATATCAACATTGGTTCGCCAAAAGCAAATATGAAAATGCCCAAACTCAAGATGCCCAAATTTGGCCTTCCAAGTCTAAAAGGGCCTGAGATTGATGGGAACCTAGAGGGGCCAAATGTAGATTTAAATGCACCCAATCTCAACCTCAAAGGTCCTAAAGGTGACTTAGATGTTGGCATTGATGGTCCATCAGGAAAATTCAAAAAACCAAACTTGACCCTACCTAAGTTTGGCCTTTCTGGTCCAAAGTTACAGGGCCCTAACCTGGACCTCAAATCACCTGACCTAGATATCTCTGGTCCCAAACTTGGTGGTGGACTAAATGCTCCAGACATAAATATGCCAAAGGTTGATCTTAAAAGCCCAAAACTGGATTTGAATGCTCCAAATGTCAATTTAGACATGCCATCAGGTAAACTGAAAATGCCAGAGCTTCATGGTCCAGACTGGGATGTTAATGCTCCCTCAGGCAAACTGAAAATGCCAGAGCTTCATGGTCCAGACTGGGATGTTAATGCTCCCTCTGGCAAACTGAAAATGCCCAAATTTAATCTTTCTGGCAAAAGTCCAAATCTGGATCTAAACACAGATCTGAAATCACCAGATTTTAGTCTGAAAGCTCCAAAGATAAAGGGTGGAATTAATGTCCCTGATGTGGACTTACCCGACATGAATCTTAAGGCTCCCAAGTTAGATGTGAACACTCCAGATATCAACATTGGTTCACCAAAAGCAAAGATGAAAATGCCCAAATTCAAGATGCCCAAATTTGGTCGTCCAAGTCTAAAAGGACCTGAGATTGATGGGAACCTACGTGGGCCAAATGTAGATTTAAATGCACCCAATATCAACCTCAAAAGTCCTAAAGGTGACTTAGATGTTGGCATTGATGGTCCATCAGGAAAATTCAAAAAGCCAAACTTGACCCTACCTAAGTTTGGCCTTTCTGGTCCAAAGTTACAGGGCCCTAACCTGGACCTAAAATCACCTGACCTTGACATCTCTGGTCCCAAACTCGGTGGTGGACTAAATGCTCCAGATATAAATATGCCAAAAGTTGATCTTAAGAGCCCAAACCTGGATCTCAATGCTCCAAATGTCAATTTAGACATGCCATCAGGTAAACTGAAAATGCCAGAGCTTCATGGTCCAGACTGGGATGTTAACGCTCCCTCAGGTAAACTGAAAATGCCAGAGCTTCATGGTCCAGACTGGGATGTTAACGCTCCCTCTGGCAAACTGAAAATGCCCAAATTGAATCTTTCTGGCAAAAGTCCAAATCTGGATCTAAACACAGATCTGAAATCACCAGATTTTAGTCTGAAAGCTCCAAAGATAAAGGGTGGAATTAATGCCCCTGATGTGGACTTACCCGACATGAATCTTAAGGCTCCCAAGTTAGATGTGAACACTCCAGATATCAACATTGGTTCGCCAAAAGCAAAGATGAAAAAGCCCAAATTCAAGATGCCCAAATTTAGCATTCCAAGTCTAAAAGGACCTGAGATTGATGGGAACCTACGTGGGCCTAATGTAGATTTAAATGCACCCAATCTCAACCTCAGAGGTCCTAAAGGTGACTTAGATGTTGGCATTGATGGTCCATCAGGAAAATTCAAAAAACCAAACTTGACCCTACCTAAGTTTGGCCTTTCTGGTCCAAAGTTACAAGGCCCTAACCTGGACCTCAAATCACCTGACCTTGACATCTCTGGTCCCAAACTGAGTGGTGGACTAAATGCTCCAGACATAAATATGCCAAAGGTTGATCTTAAAAGCCCAAAACTGGATTTGAATGCTCCAAATGTCAATTTAGACATGCCATCAGGTAAACTGAAAATGCCAGAGCTTCATGGTCCAGACTGGGATGTTAACGCTCCCTCTGGCAAACTGAAAATGCCCAAATTGAATCTTTCTGGCAAAAGTCCAAATCTGGATCTAAACACAGATCTGAATTCACCAGATTTGAGTCTCAAAGCTCCAAAGATAAAGGGTGGAATTGATGCCCCTGATGTGGACTTACCCGACATGAATCTTAAGGCTCCCAAGTTAGATATGAACACTCCAGATGTCAACATTGGTTCACCAAAAGCAAATATGAAAATGCCCAAACTCAAGATGCCCAAATTTAGCATTCCAAGTCTAAAAGGACCTGAGATTGATGGGAACCTACGTGGGCCTAATGTAGATTTAAATGCACCCAATCTCAACCTCAAAGGTCCTAAAGGTGACTTAGATGTTGGCATTGATGGTCCATCAGGAAAATTCAAAAAGCCAAACTTGAACCTACCTAAGTTTGGCCTTTCTGGTCCAAAGTTACAGGGCCCTAACCTGGACCTCAAATCACCTGACTTTGACATCTCTGGTCCCAAACTGAGTGGTGGACTAAATGCTCCAGACATAAATATGCCAAAGGTTGATCTTAAGAGCCCAAAACTGGATCTGAATGCTCCAAATGTCAATTTAGACATGCCATCAGGTAAACTGAAAATGCCAGAGCTTCATGGTCCAGACTGGGATGTTAACGCTCCCTCAGGCAAACTGAAAATGCCCAAATTGAATCTTTCTGGCAAAAGTCCAGATCTGGATCTAAACACAGATCTGAATTCACCAGATTTGAGTCTCAAAGCTCCAAAGATAAAGGGTGGAATTAATGCCCCTGATGTGGACTTACCAGACATGAACCTTAAGGCTCCCAAGTTAGATGTGAACACTCCAGATATCAACATTGGTTCGCCAAAAGCAAATATGAAattgccaaaattaaaaatgtctaaAGGTACCTTACCCAGTCTTAAAGGACCACAGATTGATGGCCATTTAGGTGGTTCAGACATTGATATGAACGCACCCAACGTCACTGTCAAAGGGTCGAAACCTGGCTTTGAAATACCAGATGTTGGTTTTGGCAGTGTATCAGCAAAACTCAAAAAGCCACATTTGAAAATGCCTGATGTGGGGTTCTCTAGTCCAAACATGAGCATAAATCCGGACTTAACATCTGCAGATGTTAGTCTCAAATCTTATAAGATGAAGGGAGGAATTAATGCCCCAAAGTTGGGTTTACCTAACATGGACCTTAAAGCCCCCAAGTTAGATGTGAATAGTCCAGATGTCAGTATTGGCTTACCTGAGGCAAAGATGCAACATCCCAAAATCAAGATGCCAAAAGGCCCCAATGTTGACATAAATGGGGACCTCCAGGGACCAGATCTTAGGATCCCAAATATAGATGTTAATGGTCCAAATGGAAAATTAAAGGGTCATGATCCAAGCATGGACCTTACCATGCCAAAGGTGGCCATGCAAAAGCCACAGCTGCATCTTAAAACTCCAGATCTTAACATGGATGATATTTCACCTAACCTGACAGGTGTGAACATGAGAATGCCTGTCCTGAATACAGATGGAGATGTCAGACTTCACACTGATTCAACATTGCCTCGGTCCAAAGTAGGGGCCAGATATCCTATGGATGTTGACTTGGGCCAACATGTTGATTTCAAACATTCTGATCTCAACATTGATGACTTCACAGGAAAAGATCATGTGCTTAGAGCCAGGGGTGCAAAGCTGGACCCCCAGGGATCCCATAATTATGGACAGGTGATCTCCCCATCAGGTGTTAATATTGACATGAGAGACCCGAGACACAGCAGACAAATCCCAGCAGAAGATGCAGGTTTATATTTAAACCAGAGATCAATGCAGCCTGTACCTAAAGCACGCATGCTACATTCTTCTCAAGATTCAAACACAAGAGTACCTGAGAGTACAGACGGATACTACGTCACTGTTTTTCCTGATCGACCACAAAATACTAAAACACAAAACCGCAAAAGCAACACACTTGGCCATCTTAACCTTCACCAAGGAAACCTAGACCTTGAGGTTCCGGATGCCAATGACCTAAAGGGGTCAACGTTCTTTTTTTCCAACCTTGTGTAG